From candidate division WOR-3 bacterium, one genomic window encodes:
- a CDS encoding peptide chain release factor-like protein: MASGVSTDKEAVLTARLAALGVKPGDLIERFIRAGGPGGQNVNKTSTAVYLKHVPTGIEVKVQQERSQALNRFLARRALADRLEARLLGEQSAEAARVAKLRRQKRRRSRRAKEKVLAAKSLQARKKALRTAPADDC, from the coding sequence ATGGCCTCAGGTGTGAGCACCGACAAAGAGGCGGTACTTACCGCCCGGCTCGCAGCACTCGGCGTCAAACCCGGTGACCTGATTGAGAGGTTCATCAGGGCCGGGGGCCCGGGCGGGCAGAACGTCAACAAGACCTCGACAGCGGTCTATCTCAAGCATGTGCCAACCGGTATCGAGGTCAAGGTCCAGCAGGAGCGGTCGCAGGCTCTCAACCGGTTTCTGGCGAGAAGGGCGCTGGCGGACAGACTTGAGGCCCGTCTGTTGGGCGAGCAAAGCGCGGAGGCGGCGAGGGTCGCGAAGTTGAGACGCCAGAAGCGGCGCCGCTCGCGCCGGGCGAAGGAGAAAGTTCTTGCGGCTAAGTCGTTGCAGGCCCGCAAGAAGGCGTTGCGCACCGCCCCGGCTGACGACTGCTGA
- a CDS encoding tetratricopeptide repeat protein produces the protein MAMAPGHELIAACRAIAPGLWVSVGMGGVIKRMLAPGRRQPQTDLKRLDALRRSMGRMAECHDGLCASDPTARRLFDRGISAMRACNWHDAISHLQQAKTETNGVHLVALLNLSGVCNYTSGRADAALRDFEESERLAATLHAGRGRARALNNIGLIRRDRGELDPALATLSESLALTRGLADQWVVAILLGNIGNVWHDKGDLATALSYHEQALTATHEIGDRWGEACELGNIGSVYLDKGEPNRALRYYLQGLAMARAIGYQLGVATGLANVASICRSEGRLGKALQLEKEALAVARKAGDRIGMAAYLGNIGLDLMSRRKHSEAVPRLAAALTILSSVQVADGPRQALTGLVVCEDRLGRGRIEGLLREFGLREGKVEDVLDRMDQIRMKRPAPLLSLQAAGP, from the coding sequence TTGGCTATGGCTCCCGGACACGAGTTGATTGCGGCCTGTCGGGCTATTGCCCCCGGCCTGTGGGTCAGCGTGGGTATGGGAGGCGTCATCAAGCGCATGCTGGCTCCCGGGAGACGGCAGCCGCAGACGGATCTGAAGAGGCTAGATGCGCTGCGGCGCAGCATGGGTCGGATGGCGGAATGTCATGACGGCCTGTGCGCGTCGGACCCCACAGCTAGACGGCTCTTCGACCGCGGCATTTCCGCCATGCGTGCCTGCAACTGGCACGACGCGATCTCGCACCTCCAGCAGGCGAAGACGGAAACGAACGGTGTCCACCTGGTCGCGCTGCTCAACCTGAGCGGTGTCTGCAACTACACCAGCGGCCGCGCGGACGCGGCGTTGAGGGACTTCGAGGAGTCTGAGCGGCTGGCAGCTACGCTGCATGCCGGGAGGGGGAGAGCTCGTGCCCTCAATAACATCGGGCTTATCCGTCGCGACCGCGGCGAACTGGACCCGGCGCTCGCGACCCTGTCCGAGTCGCTGGCCCTGACCCGTGGACTGGCGGACCAGTGGGTGGTCGCAATCCTGCTCGGCAACATCGGGAATGTCTGGCACGACAAGGGTGACCTCGCCACTGCTCTCAGCTATCACGAGCAGGCGCTGACAGCGACACACGAAATCGGGGATCGCTGGGGCGAGGCGTGCGAACTTGGCAACATCGGGAGCGTCTACCTGGACAAGGGCGAACCTAACCGGGCGCTCAGGTACTACCTTCAGGGTCTGGCGATGGCCCGCGCCATTGGATACCAACTCGGCGTGGCTACGGGTCTGGCAAATGTCGCGAGCATCTGCCGCAGTGAAGGCAGGCTCGGCAAGGCCCTCCAGCTCGAGAAGGAAGCGCTCGCCGTTGCCCGGAAGGCCGGAGACAGGATCGGTATGGCGGCCTACCTTGGCAACATCGGGCTCGACCTGATGAGCCGGAGAAAACACTCGGAGGCGGTACCCAGGCTGGCGGCGGCCCTGACGATTCTCTCGTCAGTCCAGGTTGCTGATGGGCCGAGGCAGGCCCTGACCGGGCTGGTCGTCTGTGAGGACAGGCTCGGCCGCGGCCGCATCGAAGGGTTGCTGAGAGAATTCGGGCTGCGTGAAGGCAAGGTCGAGGACGTGCTTGATCGCATGGACCAGATTCGCATGAAGCGACCCGCCCCGCTACTCAGTCTGCAGGCTGCCGGCCCGTAG
- a CDS encoding GyrI-like domain-containing protein: MKRVLSFAIGLMVVAMMVGCGGSEQPAKTEKPAEPAFVAQTMNLPAMKVASIAKTGPYAEIGKDLSVLMAAVQEQKLTVRGTPFAVFHDNPAAVKPESTRYEVSVPLDTATKNMTDKKTGMVVKDAEPMMIAVTDYMGPYDQVGPVYEKLYKWIAENKYEAAGPMLEYYLNDPAKVKPESLQTKVGAVIKPVAPPVDTTKKAEEPKKEGPKPPTKK, translated from the coding sequence ATGAAGAGAGTCCTGAGCTTCGCCATCGGCCTGATGGTAGTAGCCATGATGGTCGGCTGCGGCGGCAGCGAACAGCCGGCCAAGACCGAGAAGCCGGCCGAACCGGCGTTTGTTGCGCAGACCATGAACCTCCCGGCGATGAAGGTGGCCTCGATTGCCAAGACGGGGCCCTATGCCGAGATCGGCAAGGACCTGAGCGTCCTGATGGCCGCGGTGCAGGAGCAGAAGCTGACCGTGCGTGGCACGCCGTTCGCCGTTTTCCATGACAACCCGGCGGCCGTCAAGCCGGAGAGCACCCGCTACGAGGTCAGCGTCCCGCTCGACACGGCCACCAAGAATATGACCGACAAGAAGACCGGTATGGTCGTCAAGGACGCAGAGCCGATGATGATTGCCGTGACCGACTACATGGGTCCCTACGATCAGGTCGGGCCGGTCTACGAGAAGCTCTACAAGTGGATCGCAGAGAACAAGTACGAGGCCGCCGGCCCCATGCTTGAGTACTATCTGAACGATCCCGCCAAGGTCAAGCCCGAGTCGCTGCAGACCAAGGTCGGCGCCGTGATCAAGCCGGTCGCTCCGCCTGTCGATACTACTAAGAAGGCCGAGGAGCCGAAGAAGGAAGGGCCGAAGCCCCCGACCAAGAAGTAG
- a CDS encoding tetratricopeptide repeat protein — MAETPGLDLPASVTRNAPSTGAATGAAAFVARLLNTKERSPESRPERPECVRRDLGRMAEYLDGLPLSPPVVRQPFELGLAAMRACRWDEAVAYFKQAMSVTSGVHLVALLNQIGVCRYTQGRVEDALRCFHQSARLADELHTKRGRVQALNNIGLIHRDRGELDGALEYLEESLTLARELDDQWAVAILLGNTGNVWHDRGELEKALEYHIEALKISREIKDQWGVVSELADIGSIYMDKGRPDLALKYDEQALANARSVGYPLGVVTCLANIADIHRRRGRPDDALKCEEEALAVARKAGYGLGVASELGNIGLDLLARGKHEEAVPKLAEALSILLSIRVADGPRQALTGLDRCADRLGRQRVEALLKQSGFDDDSASDLLSRVDQTRMKRPAKTADRQLLPPVAG, encoded by the coding sequence TTGGCTGAAACTCCCGGTCTCGATCTGCCTGCTTCCGTTACCCGCAACGCGCCGTCAACCGGCGCGGCCACGGGAGCGGCCGCGTTTGTTGCCCGACTACTGAATACCAAGGAACGCAGTCCGGAGTCTCGGCCGGAGAGGCCGGAGTGCGTGCGGCGCGACCTCGGCAGGATGGCGGAGTATCTCGATGGCCTGCCACTGTCGCCGCCAGTGGTCAGACAGCCGTTTGAGCTTGGCCTGGCGGCGATGCGCGCGTGCCGCTGGGACGAGGCAGTCGCGTACTTCAAGCAGGCGATGTCGGTCACGAGCGGCGTCCACCTTGTCGCGCTCTTGAACCAGATCGGTGTATGTCGCTATACGCAGGGCCGCGTTGAAGACGCGTTGCGCTGCTTCCATCAGTCGGCCCGACTGGCAGATGAGCTGCATACTAAGCGCGGTCGGGTCCAAGCACTCAACAATATCGGGCTTATCCATCGCGACCGCGGCGAACTGGATGGAGCGCTTGAGTACCTGGAGGAATCGCTGACTCTGGCGCGCGAGCTCGATGACCAGTGGGCAGTTGCCATACTGCTGGGCAACACCGGCAACGTCTGGCACGACCGGGGCGAACTGGAGAAGGCACTTGAGTACCACATCGAGGCGTTGAAGATATCCCGCGAGATCAAGGACCAGTGGGGCGTGGTCAGCGAGCTGGCAGATATCGGCAGTATCTACATGGACAAAGGGAGACCAGACCTGGCGCTCAAGTACGACGAGCAAGCGCTGGCGAACGCCCGCAGCGTCGGTTATCCGCTGGGCGTGGTCACCTGTCTTGCCAACATCGCGGACATCCATCGCCGGCGGGGCAGGCCGGACGACGCGCTGAAATGCGAGGAGGAGGCCCTGGCGGTGGCGCGGAAGGCCGGGTACGGCCTCGGGGTGGCGAGCGAGCTCGGCAACATAGGACTTGACCTGCTGGCCAGAGGAAAGCATGAGGAAGCCGTTCCCAAGCTGGCCGAGGCGCTGTCCATTCTCCTTTCAATCAGAGTCGCCGACGGGCCGCGCCAGGCCCTGACCGGACTGGACAGGTGCGCGGACAGGCTCGGGCGACAGCGCGTGGAAGCGCTCCTCAAGCAGTCGGGCTTTGATGACGACAGTGCATCCGACCTTCTGAGCCGGGTAGATCAGACGCGCATGAAGCGGCCCGCGAAAACGGCCGACCGTCAACTTCTTCCTCCGGTGGCCGGCTAA
- a CDS encoding T9SS type A sorting domain-containing protein, translating into MTLLDRRVRAPENRPSGCGRRYSECGFYPAVPVSGRSGCLDVRNQGGQRMRMLVLPLTLFAAVALATEIKVAIEIDSASTGRIPPNACYRIDSLCKAQGWEDSIVTGSDIDEASELAEYDVVVTGDRGYADNDFQTYQSALKDWVRSGGGFVGLGWIVYGVYRASAWQMDSILPVSCSLDYNFFASGRILVTDSTHPVTLNVHDFDIQSHGEWANAGLQPGATALGGYSEDTTGQASIAVREVGAGRSVYLGPIYFGDFQNYENEPYYDDADAMLLLKQAIEWAASPDSTGVDDSRQTPGPGVELREAIPSPFRFRTRVSYDLAVAGRASLVVYDLAGKAVRTLLSGNQPAGAGQAAWDRTDYSGLVVPSGVYFVRLHAGGASLSLKLVVR; encoded by the coding sequence ATGACTTTACTTGACAGGCGGGTGAGAGCGCCAGAGAATAGGCCCTCGGGTTGCGGCCGGAGATACTCAGAATGCGGCTTCTATCCGGCCGTGCCCGTGTCCGGTAGAAGTGGATGTTTGGATGTCCGCAACCAGGGAGGACAGAGGATGAGGATGTTGGTACTGCCGCTGACGCTTTTCGCAGCCGTGGCTCTGGCTACTGAGATCAAAGTGGCCATCGAGATCGACTCCGCATCGACGGGCCGCATTCCGCCGAATGCGTGCTACCGGATTGACTCGCTCTGCAAGGCGCAGGGCTGGGAGGACTCCATCGTCACCGGTTCCGATATTGACGAGGCTTCGGAACTCGCGGAATATGACGTGGTCGTCACCGGCGATCGTGGATACGCCGACAACGATTTCCAGACCTATCAGAGCGCGTTGAAGGACTGGGTTCGAAGCGGAGGAGGTTTTGTCGGCCTCGGCTGGATTGTCTACGGCGTATACCGCGCCAGCGCCTGGCAGATGGACTCGATACTGCCGGTGAGTTGCTCCCTGGACTACAACTTCTTCGCATCCGGTCGGATCCTCGTCACCGACAGCACCCATCCGGTGACTCTGAATGTGCATGACTTCGACATCCAGAGCCATGGCGAGTGGGCCAACGCCGGACTTCAGCCCGGAGCAACGGCCCTCGGCGGCTACAGTGAGGATACCACCGGTCAGGCTTCGATAGCGGTGCGCGAAGTCGGCGCCGGGCGCTCCGTGTACCTGGGGCCGATCTACTTCGGGGACTTTCAGAACTACGAGAACGAACCCTACTACGACGATGCCGATGCGATGCTCCTGCTCAAGCAGGCGATCGAATGGGCGGCATCACCTGATTCTACGGGAGTCGATGACTCAAGACAGACTCCGGGACCCGGCGTCGAACTGCGCGAAGCCATACCGAGCCCATTCCGTTTCCGCACGAGAGTCAGCTATGATCTGGCGGTTGCTGGCCGGGCTTCGCTCGTTGTCTACGACCTTGCCGGTAAGGCGGTGAGGACACTGTTATCGGGCAACCAGCCGGCGGGTGCCGGGCAGGCAGCGTGGGACCGAACCGACTATTCGGGACTGGTCGTGCCCAGCGGTGTCTACTTCGTCCGGCTGCACGCCGGCGGCGCGAGTCTCTCTCTCAAGCTGGTGGTCAGATAG
- a CDS encoding ABC-F family ATP-binding cassette domain-containing protein: protein MISLSNITMEFGTQELYRDVNLFVGPEDRIGLAGANGSGKSTIIKLMSGELEPTRGSVDKRKGTCIGYLPQTGAVVGTRTVLEEALTAFKHLDEVHDEMRALEHRMQDANMPAEELQEILDRYAVLDHHYGHEAYDRQARAEKVLMSLGFEEDDFHKQTRTQSGGFQVRLALARMLLEDPDVLLLDEPTNYLDIRSIEWLQEYLTSFKGAVVMIAHDRYLLDALVQKIWAIESKRVHIFPGNYSKYLSDKVQRDERQLKKYEEQVQFIKRTEQFIAQYKGRKDTAPRAMSRQKMLDRLERVTPPESAPAIRIRFPESDTVYGKAVDLRGVSKSFGPKQVLRDVNLAVGGGEKIGLFGANGQGKTTLLRTIAGKLEPDSGEAWTSQKTQVACYEQGAEETINPEMTVLEAAADAGAGFTENELKGILGTFLFSGDAIDKKVAVLSGGERSRLAIIRALLTPSNLLILDEPTNHLDIQSREILFEAIRRYSRTVVFAAHDRFMLDELADKTVRIEGGRAVLFPGNYSYAAGRVVKREAAGPKPQAPKTRQEGHPTRPEVKTPKSHVHGPTSHARGPKSKSHGPSSAHQHQGDGVADIERRLRQLENEYDSARQTMDFNRVRELADERRYLEAELQARKADQVDGGRG from the coding sequence GTGATTTCCCTGTCAAACATCACGATGGAGTTCGGTACGCAGGAGCTCTATCGGGACGTGAACCTCTTTGTCGGGCCTGAGGACCGGATAGGGCTGGCCGGGGCCAACGGGTCGGGCAAGTCGACGATCATCAAGTTGATGTCCGGCGAGCTGGAGCCGACCCGCGGTTCCGTGGACAAGCGCAAGGGCACCTGTATCGGGTATCTTCCTCAGACCGGCGCGGTCGTGGGCACGCGCACCGTCCTGGAGGAGGCGCTCACGGCCTTCAAGCACCTGGATGAAGTCCATGACGAGATGCGGGCGCTCGAGCACCGGATGCAGGACGCGAACATGCCGGCCGAGGAACTGCAGGAGATTCTCGACCGCTACGCCGTGCTCGATCACCACTACGGCCATGAAGCCTACGACCGGCAGGCCCGGGCCGAGAAGGTGCTCATGAGCCTCGGGTTTGAGGAGGATGACTTTCACAAGCAGACCCGCACCCAGAGCGGCGGATTCCAGGTCCGACTCGCACTGGCGAGGATGCTGCTCGAAGACCCGGATGTGCTGCTGCTCGACGAGCCGACCAACTACCTCGACATCCGATCCATCGAGTGGCTTCAGGAGTACCTCACCAGCTTCAAGGGTGCGGTGGTGATGATCGCCCACGACCGGTATCTGCTTGACGCGCTGGTGCAGAAGATCTGGGCGATCGAGTCGAAGCGCGTCCACATCTTCCCCGGCAACTACTCGAAGTACCTGAGTGACAAGGTGCAGCGGGATGAGCGGCAGCTCAAGAAGTACGAAGAGCAGGTGCAGTTCATCAAGCGTACCGAGCAGTTCATCGCCCAGTACAAGGGGCGCAAGGATACCGCTCCGCGGGCGATGAGCCGGCAGAAGATGCTCGACCGGCTGGAGCGAGTGACGCCGCCGGAGTCAGCGCCGGCAATCCGCATCCGGTTCCCGGAATCGGATACCGTCTACGGAAAGGCAGTCGACCTGCGCGGAGTGTCCAAGTCGTTCGGCCCGAAGCAGGTGCTCCGGGACGTGAACCTGGCGGTAGGCGGAGGAGAGAAGATTGGTCTCTTCGGCGCGAACGGTCAGGGCAAGACGACGCTGCTGCGGACCATTGCCGGCAAGCTGGAACCTGATTCGGGCGAAGCCTGGACCAGCCAGAAGACGCAGGTTGCGTGCTATGAGCAGGGCGCGGAGGAGACCATCAACCCGGAGATGACCGTGCTCGAAGCTGCCGCCGACGCGGGTGCCGGGTTCACGGAGAATGAACTCAAAGGCATTCTGGGCACGTTTCTCTTCTCGGGAGACGCAATAGACAAGAAGGTAGCGGTGCTGTCCGGCGGCGAACGCAGCCGGCTGGCGATCATCCGGGCGCTGCTGACGCCGTCGAATCTCCTGATCCTTGACGAGCCGACCAACCACCTTGACATTCAGTCGCGGGAGATACTCTTTGAGGCGATAAGACGGTACAGTCGGACCGTCGTGTTTGCCGCGCACGACCGGTTCATGCTCGATGAGCTGGCAGACAAAACGGTGCGGATCGAAGGCGGCAGGGCGGTGCTGTTCCCCGGGAATTACAGCTATGCGGCAGGCCGCGTAGTCAAGCGCGAGGCGGCAGGCCCGAAGCCTCAAGCGCCAAAGACAAGGCAAGAAGGGCACCCGACGAGGCCCGAAGTCAAAACTCCGAAGTCGCATGTACACGGTCCCACGTCCCATGCCCGGGGTCCCAAGTCCAAGTCCCATGGTCCGAGTTCTGCTCATCAACACCAGGGCGATGGGGTGGCCGACATCGAACGCCGGCTGAGGCAACTCGAGAACGAGTACGATTCAGCCCGGCAGACGATGGATTTCAACCGGGTGCGGGAGCTGGCCGACGAGCGCAGGTACCTCGAAGCCGAGCTTCAGGCCCGCAAGGCCGACCAGGTCGACGGCGGTAGGGGGTAG